In one Dehalogenimonas formicexedens genomic region, the following are encoded:
- a CDS encoding bifunctional 3,4-dihydroxy-2-butanone-4-phosphate synthase/GTP cyclohydrolase II has translation MVMAPISGLIEDIKAGKFVIIVDDDDRENEGDLFIAAEKISPEAINFMAKNARGLICVSLTGERLDALNIPLMVQENSSKHCTAFTVSVEARHRVSTGISAADRAETVKTLIDPRSRPEDLIKPGHTFPLRAREGGVLVRAGHTEASVDMSRMAGLYPAGVICEIMDDDGTMARLPKLEKLAAEWGLKIGSVADLIAYRRRTEKLVRRVAEAKLPTRYGEFTAIGFKSSVDPGEHLALVYGAASSLPGDQPVLTRVHSECLTGDVLGSLRCDCGEQLDFALKQIAAAGAGVLLYMRQEGRGIGFHNKICAYALQDQGLDTVEANESLGFDADLRDYGIGAQILADLGLKEIKLLTNNPKKVVGLEGYGLKVVETVPIQIPANPHNAKYLETKRQKMGHILSPNGNGAEGAKNG, from the coding sequence ATGGTAATGGCGCCGATATCCGGGCTGATTGAAGATATTAAGGCCGGTAAGTTCGTGATCATCGTCGATGACGACGACCGGGAAAACGAGGGCGACCTCTTCATAGCAGCCGAAAAGATCTCACCGGAAGCCATCAACTTCATGGCTAAAAACGCCCGCGGCTTGATCTGTGTGTCCCTCACCGGAGAGCGGCTGGACGCATTGAACATTCCTCTGATGGTTCAGGAGAACTCCTCCAAGCACTGTACCGCGTTTACGGTGTCCGTCGAGGCGCGGCACCGCGTCAGCACCGGGATCTCCGCGGCCGACAGGGCGGAAACGGTCAAAACACTCATCGACCCGCGGTCCCGGCCGGAAGATCTGATCAAACCAGGTCACACTTTCCCCCTTAGAGCTCGTGAAGGCGGGGTTTTGGTGCGAGCCGGCCACACTGAAGCCTCGGTTGATATGTCCAGAATGGCCGGGCTTTATCCTGCCGGCGTCATCTGCGAAATCATGGACGACGACGGCACGATGGCGCGCCTTCCCAAGCTTGAGAAACTGGCGGCGGAATGGGGGCTAAAAATCGGCAGCGTTGCCGATCTCATCGCATACCGGCGCCGAACTGAAAAGTTAGTGCGTCGTGTCGCCGAGGCGAAATTGCCAACCCGTTACGGTGAGTTCACCGCCATTGGATTCAAGAGTTCGGTGGATCCCGGGGAGCACTTGGCGCTGGTCTATGGCGCCGCCTCCAGCTTGCCTGGCGACCAACCGGTTTTAACTAGGGTTCATTCCGAATGCCTGACCGGCGACGTCCTCGGCAGCCTGCGCTGTGATTGCGGCGAACAGTTGGATTTTGCCCTGAAACAGATCGCCGCCGCCGGAGCGGGCGTGCTCCTTTATATGCGGCAGGAGGGGCGGGGAATAGGTTTTCACAACAAGATCTGCGCCTATGCCCTTCAGGACCAGGGATTGGACACTGTCGAGGCGAATGAGAGCCTTGGATTTGATGCCGATCTTCGGGATTACGGTATCGGGGCTCAAATTTTGGCCGACCTGGGGCTTAAAGAGATCAAGCTGTTGACCAATAACCCCAAAAAAGTTGTCGGGCTTGAAGGCTATGGGCTGAAAGTGGTAGAAACTGTACCAATACAGATTCCGGCCAACCCGCACAACGCTAAATATCTTGAAACCAAACGCCAAAAAATGGGGCATATATTGAGCCCGAACGGTAATGGCGCTGAAGGAGCGAAAAATGGCTAA
- a CDS encoding riboflavin synthase has translation MFSGIVEETGVIASVSPSFLSIKAGIIFDDLKLGDSVAVDGVCLTVTKISNRTFSVDVMPETLKRSTLGGLRAGDSVNLERALTLSGRLGGHLVEGHVDATGTVERIDWEGESEILTVSAPFEILRYIVEKGFIAVDGLSLTVTTKFKTNFKVSLVAFTRSHTTIGHKRVGDRVNLEVDIIAKYVESFVAKSEPRVTEGFLAEHGFIS, from the coding sequence GTGTTCAGCGGCATTGTCGAAGAAACAGGCGTAATTGCATCCGTTTCCCCGTCATTCCTTTCGATTAAGGCTGGAATTATTTTTGACGACCTGAAACTTGGTGACTCTGTTGCAGTTGACGGCGTGTGTCTCACCGTCACCAAAATCAGTAACCGGACTTTCAGTGTCGATGTCATGCCTGAAACACTGAAACGTTCGACACTGGGAGGCTTGAGGGCAGGAGATTCGGTAAACCTTGAACGCGCTCTGACCCTCTCGGGCAGGCTCGGTGGCCACCTGGTCGAGGGGCATGTCGATGCGACAGGCACGGTCGAAAGAATCGATTGGGAAGGCGAAAGCGAAATACTCACAGTTAGTGCGCCTTTTGAAATACTGCGTTACATTGTGGAGAAGGGCTTTATCGCGGTGGACGGTCTCAGCCTGACGGTTACCACAAAATTCAAAACGAATTTCAAAGTCTCGCTGGTTGCGTTTACAAGGTCTCATACCACGATTGGACACAAGAGAGTCGGCGACAGGGTCAATCTTGAAGTCGACATAATCGCCAAATACGTCGAGAGTTTTGTCGCGAAGAGCGAACCTAGGGTTACCGAAGGATTCCTCGCCGAGCATGGTTTCATATCATAG